The Nostoc sp. 'Peltigera membranacea cyanobiont' N6 genome contains the following window.
CAACCTTCAACCAGTCTTCGTAAGGCACGCTCATATCTTCTTCAATACCGCCAATACTAGGTGCTACCATTGCCCGATAAGCTTCATTGAATTTCCTCCGAAACCGGAAATCTACTGAAATTCTTAGACTTTCAGTTTTCCTTCTTACTGTTTGGTGCAATCCACGGGCATCATTAAAGTACATTGTACCGTGTTGTAGTTGTGCTTCTGTATAAGAGACAACCATTGGAATATCCCGACCTTCAGCAAAGTCTGACATCACCCGCATCGCCTCTAGTTCCATTTCGCGGGGCATCTCACCTGCTTCGATGGTTATATTGTCGATGTCGCCAAATAATGGCAGAACTACTACAGTCGCATCAGCAGCAACACCTGCCCAAACATCGCTATGGCACTTTGAGCTAGCGAAGGGCAAACTCAACTTTTCAGCGTTAGTTTTACCGTAGACCATACGGAGATTGACTGGTAAATCCACTGCATCAATCAGGTCATTTGCTCCTAGTTGGTAAAAAGCCTCAGCTACGCTTTTTTGAAAAAGGTTAAATGCGAGAGTGTGTTCTCGCTTGGGCATCAAAAGACCAGTACCTGTGTAGTTCGGCAATGTATTTCTTGCTTCCAGTAGTCTTTCAAGCATTTCAGCTTCTGAAAGAATGATGGGACTATTCAGACATGCTGAAATATAACCCATAGCAGCAATACGAATCTGCTGGAATAACTCAGGCTCTAAGATGTGTTCAAACAGTAGTCGGTACTGTCGCCTTGTAGCAATTTTATCAGCAAGCTCATCAAAGAGGCGATCGCCAAGTTGAGAAAATGCGTAGGCGTAGCCCGTCGTAGACATCGCCCGCTCATCTTGGACGCGATCGCCCTCTGTTGATTCTGCTAACAGTTCTTCTAACATCATTGTTTCCAACGTTATTATAAATTGGCTAAATACATCCAAAGCCATTTCGTTTTCAAAACGAATCTAGCTATTACAAATTAACAAGGTTATTCCCTTTATACTTCGTAAAATATACTGTTTTATTTCTCTTACTTATCTTGATTAAAAGAGTTAATTTTAACTTATTTAATAAAGCGTAGATGAAGTTAGAGCTTAAAAGCCAAACTATCTATATGTGAGGTTGCTGTTAACTAAGTAACAACGCAAGTTCATGAAGTTAAATATGATTTAGCTGTTTATATTTAAAGAAACTAACAAGATGATACTTTTCAGGTTAGCTACTCCTTTGAAAAGGCTAGTTTTTAAACGCAAAATCGACAAGTAAGCGAAAATCGGTAAAATCAACCTTATCAGTAAAACAAGTTCATTATTAAATAATAGATATTCATGAATTTAGCCCGCTCGGACTAAATTCAGTAATCGTAAAATAAGTATAAAATAGTGCTAGTAAATGTCAAATGTGAATCACAAAAACTCAACTAAAAACTTATATAATCGCACAGCATCAGAATGGATTAGAGCAGAACCTACTTCCTTATCAGACTTTACGGCACGCCCTTTTGTACTAAAACTTTGTGAGCCTGTTAGTGGCTTGCAACTACTAGATATAGGTTGCGGAGAAGGTTATTGCAGTCGAGAATTACGTCGGCGTGGTGCTGCAAAAGTACATGGTATAGACCTTTCTCAAGGCATGATTGAAGCAGCAAAATTGCAAGAAGTAGAAGATGCTTTAGGTATTAGCTATGAAGTAGGATGTGCTACTAGTCTCAAGCAATTCGATGATGGCGAAATTGACTTAGTTGTTGCAGTGTTTCTATTTAACTATTTGACAATTTCTCAGACCCAAGAATGTATGGCGGAAGTTGCACGGATTCTTCGTCCGGGCGGTCGATTTGTATTCAGCGTTCCCCATCCATCTTTTCCATATATGCGGGAGCCAGCATATCCGTTTTATTTTCAAGTTGATGGTGCAGGCTATTTCAGCAAGCGAGATCGGCAGTTTCCTGGTCGTATTTGGAAACGAGACGGCTCCTGGCTAAATGTTCAATTGATTCACAAAACTCTTGAGGATTACTTTAATGCCCTTAGAATTGCTGGCTTTAATACCATGCCAATTTTACAGGAATTGCGTGTAACTCCAGAACATATCGCAGTAGACGAATCATTTTTTAGCCCCTTAGTTGACCAACCACTCCATCTAGCCCTACAAATATCACGATGATACAGACATCTTCTTTACTAATAAATTCCTTCCGTGAAATAACGGTTAATCATCCTCTATGGAGCCATGAGTTTCTAATTCGTTGTCGGGCTGGAAATTTATTTTTACCAGACGTACAGGTATTAGCTGTTCAGATGTACAAATTCTCCAAAGAATTTAATCGGATCTTGGCTAGCATCTTATCTTGTTGCGAAGATGAAAGTAGCCAGTTAGTCATCTTAGAAAACCTATTTGATGAAATGGGACAGGGAGATATAACTCAGTCCCACCCAGAATTGTTTCGTCAATTTACCCGCGCACTTGGTATCGACGACGTAACTTTGGCAGCACTACCCACTGCACCTGAAACTTCCGCTCTGATTGAAACCTACTTGCAGATGCCACATAAATATGGATACTTAGCTGCACTAGGTGCTGTCTGTTATGCTTCTGAAGGGATTGTTAGCTCGCTGTACACGCAACTATATAAAGGAATTGTCGGTGCTGCTCCTTTACCCAAAGAATCTCTGATCTTTTTTGAAGTCCATATTGATGTAGATGATAGTCATGCAGCGAAACTAGCAGCAGTGATTGAACCTCGAATCACCATGAATGAAGAGGATATCAAGGTAAGGCTGGCAATTGTAGAAGCTATGGATGCCCGTGTCCAATTTTTTAACGGAATTCAGCGTCAAATCTCTAAATATAACTTGTCTGCTGATTCATGGATCTTTATGAATTCATAGCTTTTGAGAAAAGCAAAGCGTGTAAATACGGTTGTGAATATACTGGCTTGTAGGATTAAAATGTGGACAGTTTTACCGTTCTTCAAAGGGTAAATTAAGACAGATATAGGAAAGTTTGTAATTTCAATAACCTTTTTAGGGAATCAGAATCAGTTGTCAAGTCTTGGTCAAATTCACAAAGCAAAATTAGGTGCAGTAATGAGGAGGCTTCCA
Protein-coding sequences here:
- a CDS encoding TenA family transcriptional regulator, with translation MIQTSSLLINSFREITVNHPLWSHEFLIRCRAGNLFLPDVQVLAVQMYKFSKEFNRILASILSCCEDESSQLVILENLFDEMGQGDITQSHPELFRQFTRALGIDDVTLAALPTAPETSALIETYLQMPHKYGYLAALGAVCYASEGIVSSLYTQLYKGIVGAAPLPKESLIFFEVHIDVDDSHAAKLAAVIEPRITMNEEDIKVRLAIVEAMDARVQFFNGIQRQISKYNLSADSWIFMNS
- a CDS encoding class I SAM-dependent methyltransferase; the protein is MSNVNHKNSTKNLYNRTASEWIRAEPTSLSDFTARPFVLKLCEPVSGLQLLDIGCGEGYCSRELRRRGAAKVHGIDLSQGMIEAAKLQEVEDALGISYEVGCATSLKQFDDGEIDLVVAVFLFNYLTISQTQECMAEVARILRPGGRFVFSVPHPSFPYMREPAYPFYFQVDGAGYFSKRDRQFPGRIWKRDGSWLNVQLIHKTLEDYFNALRIAGFNTMPILQELRVTPEHIAVDESFFSPLVDQPLHLALQISR